Within Enterobacter sp. RHBSTW-00175, the genomic segment CCGCTTCCGGAAGGGCTTCCGCTAAAGGCTTGCGCATCAGCATCGCATTTTGAACTAGCACAAAGCCGCAGGCGAAAAGCCCACCAACAATGCCTGCGAGCAGCGCAATAACCAGCTTGCCCGGGCCATCTTTTTTCACCGGCAGAGACGGTGACAGCTGATATTTAAAAGGCTCAAGCTTCACATCTTCAACAGACAGTTTCTGCAACTGAGCCAGATGATATTCGCGATTCTGGAAATCGGAATTCAGCTCAGCAACATCCTTGATCGATTTTTCAATTTCCAGCTTTTGCGCAATACCATCAGCACCCAGCGCCACGGAGTAATCCGGGTCATCTTTAACCGCCTGGCCATTACTGTAGACCGGCTTTTTAATTCCGGCGGCATTGGCCACTTTCAGGGAATAATTCAGACGTTGCAGGTTGGTGTTGTGAATATTGGTCAGACGAACCCTGTCCAGTTCCAGCTGCTCTCTCTCCATTCGCGTTTTCAGCGTGACCTGATTACGAATGTTCTGCATCGTTTCTTTTTCGACCAGCGCGGATACGAACTCGATATAGCCTTCAAGCACGGTACGCGCATCTGTTGCCGTCGGCGCTGTAAAGCTCAACGTCCAGGACGCATAGGGCGCTTTATCGGCATCTTTCGCCGCGGTGTTATCCGCCGCTTTCATCTCCTCGGCAATATTGACCACGGCGCGATGCAGCTCAACAGGATCAATATCTGCACCTTCCAGCTGCGCCATAACAAA encodes:
- the wzz(fepE) gene encoding LPS O-antigen length regulator Wzz(fepE), which produces MSVMDFKKNTDVDFSRHASPAHEYKEIDLLGLLDVLWVAKKRILVTAFACAVAGLAMAFILPQKWTSKAVITPAEQTQWNPLRQMLVALQVLDVDVKIARPDVFNLFIKKFQSQSLLEEYMTSSPFVMAQLEGADIDPVELHRAVVNIAEEMKAADNTAAKDADKAPYASWTLSFTAPTATDARTVLEGYIEFVSALVEKETMQNIRNQVTLKTRMEREQLELDRVRLTNIHNTNLQRLNYSLKVANAAGIKKPVYSNGQAVKDDPDYSVALGADGIAQKLEIEKSIKDVAELNSDFQNREYHLAQLQKLSVEDVKLEPFKYQLSPSLPVKKDGPGKLVIALLAGIVGGLFACGFVLVQNAMLMRKPLAEALPEAEM